Proteins encoded in a region of the Vicia villosa cultivar HV-30 ecotype Madison, WI linkage group LG5, Vvil1.0, whole genome shotgun sequence genome:
- the LOC131607684 gene encoding protein UNUSUAL FLORAL ORGANS, translated as MEGFHPSMNMSMSMNPSFSYTFPITATASGAITNITTTTTTATYNTTSTTPWMNSRIWSKLPQRLLDRIIAFLPPPAFFRARAVCKRFYSLLFSNSFLELYLQVSPRFHWFIFFKHKTRSKTHIYKNSNNTITDDNSFEGYIFDPNEVTWYRISFALIPSGFSPSSSSAGLLCWVSDESGPKTMLLSNPILGSITQLPPTLRPRLFPSIGLTITPSSIDVTAAGDDMISPYAVKNLSSESFHIDASGFYSIWGTTSSLPRLCSLESGRMVYSQGKFYCMNCSPFSVLAYDIATNTWFKIQAPMRRFLRSPNLVECKGKLLLVAAVEKSKLNVPKSLRVWSLQGCGSVWVETERMPQQLYVQFAEMENGNGFECVGNGEFIVIMIKGSDKGLVYDIGRKRWQWMPPCPYAGYDGFELHGFAYDPRLATPVTALLDQLAMPLPQF; from the coding sequence ATGGAAGGTTTTCACCCATCTATGAATATGAGTATGAGCATGAACCCTTCTTTTTCATACACTTTCCCTATCACTGCTACTGCTTCTGGTGCTATCACCAATatcactactactactactaccgcCACTTACAACACTACCAGTACTACTCCATGGATGAACAGCAGGATATGGAGTAAGCTTCCTCAAAGACTCCTTGATCGCATCATTGCTTTCCTTCCTCCACCTGCTTTCTTTCGTGCACGTGCTGTTTGCAAGAGATTTTACTCTCTTCTCTTTTCCAACTCTTTCCTTGAGTTATACCTTCAAGTTTCACCTCGTTTCCACTGGTTCATTTTCTTCAAACATAAAACCAGATCAAAAACACACATCTACAAAAACAGCAACAACACCATCACTGATGATAATTCCTTTGAAGGCTACATCTTTGATCCTAATGAAGTGACATGGTACCGTATTTCCTTTGCTTTAATCCCTTCTGGTTTCTCACCATCTTCTTCATCTGCCGGTTTACTATGCTGGGTTTCTGATGAGTCCGGTCCAAAAACAATGCTTCTCTCAAACCCTATACTCGGTTCCATTACTCAGTTACCACCAACATTAAGACCAAGACTCTTCCCTTCAATAGGTTTAACCATTACTCCATCTTCCATAGATGTTACTGCTGCAGGTGATGACATGATATCACCTTATGCAGTCAAAAACCTTTCATCTGAAAGCTTTCACATCGATGCAAGTGGGTTTTATTCCATTTGGGGAACAACCTCTTCATTACCAAGACTATGTAGTCTTGAATCAGGTAGAATGGTTTATTCACAAGGGAAATTTTACTGCATGAACTGTAGTCCTTTTAGTGTTTTAGCCTATGATATAGCTACAAACACTTGGTTCAAAATTCAAGCTCCTATGAGGAGGTTTTTAAGGTCACCTAATCTGGTTGAATGCAAAGGAAAGCTGTTACTTGTTGCTGCGGTTGAGAAGAGTAAGCTGAATGTTCCAAAGAGTCTGAGGGTTTGGAGTTTGCAAGGCTGTGGAAGTGTGTGGGTGGAAACTGAGAGAATGCCACAACAACTTTATGTTCAGTTTGCTGAGATGGAAAACGGGAATGGATTTGAGTGTGTTGGGAATGGTGAGTTTATTGTGATAATGATAAAAGGGAGTGATAAGGGTTTGGTGTATGATATAGGAAGGAAGAGGTGGCAGTGGATGCCACCATGTCCTTATGCTGGTTATGATGGGTTTGAGTTGCATGGTTTTGCTTATGATCCTAGGTTGGCTACACCTGTTACTGCTCTACTTGATCAGTTGGCAATGCCTCTTCCTCAGTTTTAA
- the LOC131605677 gene encoding uncharacterized protein LOC131605677: MNGNWNSLWKISAPARVKHLLWRICRDCLPTRVRLRQRHVPCVPNCPFCDNDFEDDWHVFFGCLDAISSWRAAGLYDVIFPRLHSFSDAKSVIIDICSKEDRNLAGRVAEWFSAQQVRHTDGNHENPLQWNPPPNGFFKCNVDAGFNRQLGTTKRGWCLRDDHGDFIIAGTAWDGGTLSILEAGALALKEAIQGVITQHLGHVLFESDSQLVVQSLRSNAHGTSEFNFIISSIKLLLLDFPHFEVKFVKRQANLVAHTLAKAANSWTRRMLFDEIPPCIFSHLNNEKS; encoded by the exons ATGAATGGTAATTGGAATAGTTTATGGAAGATATCGGCTCCGGCTAGAGTAAAACATCTCCTTTGGAGAATTTGTCGGGATTGTCTTCCGACGAGGGTGCGACTCCGCCAACGTCATGTTCCTTGTGTTCCTAATTGTCCGTTTTGTGATAATGACTTTGAAGATGATTGGCATGTCTTTTTTGGTTGTTTGGATGCAATTTCCTcttggcgggcagcaggtttgtaTGATGTTATATTTCCCCGTCTCCACTCTTTTTCGGATGCTAAATCTGTTATTATTGATATTTGTAGCAAGGAAGATAGAAATCTTGCTGGTAGAGTAGCT GAATGGTTTTCTGCTCAACAGGTCCGACACACTGACGGCAATCATGAGAATCCGTTACAGTGGAATCCACCGCCGAATGGGTTCTTTAAGTGTAACGTGGATGCGGGTTTTAACCGTCAGTTAGGTACTACGAAACGTGGGTGGTGCCTTCGGGATGATCATGGAGATTTTATTATTGCTGGTACAGCTTGGGATGGTGGCACTTTATCTATTCTAGAAGCGGGGGCCTTAGCCCTTAAGGAAGCTATCCAAGGGGTGATCACCCAACACCTTGGCCATGTTTTGTTTGAAAGTGATTCTCAGTTGGTTGTCCAGAGTTTAAGATCCAATGCTCATGGCACTTCagagtttaattttattatttcttctatTAAATTGTTGTTACTAGATTTTCCCCactttgaggttaagtttgtAAAGCGTCAAGCGAACTTGGTTGCTCATACTttagctaaggcggccaattcaTGGACTCGACGCATGTTATTTGACGAAATTCCTCCTTGTATTTTCTCTCATTTGAATAATGAAAAAAGTTAA